From the genome of Astyanax mexicanus isolate ESR-SI-001 chromosome 3, AstMex3_surface, whole genome shotgun sequence:
GCAGTTGCAAATGGTTGATTTGGAATCTTAGGAGGTTGATAGAGTAATTGCGTAATGGCTGGTAtcatatctcaggtggttgctagggtatttgCTGCTTGATTGgtatggtatccaaggtggttgctaggatatTTGATAGATGGTTGGTTTCgtatattaggtggttgctagagtagtTGCTTAATAGCTggtgtggtatcccaggtggttgcatgGGAATGTGCTAGATGATGGGTATGGTATttatggtggttgctgtggtagttGCTAGATGGTTGGATTGGAATTCTATGAGGTTGCTATAGTAGTTGCTTAATGGTtggtatggtatcccaggtggttttaCAGATGTTACAtataagtgaaataaaaaaattgtataatttttttgAAGTATGACTGGTTgaaagatggttgctatggtagctATGGTGCTATGGCTACTTTATAGATGGTTAGTTTGGAAATCTATGAGATTGCTAGAGTAGTTGCTTAATGGCTGGTACggtatgccaggtggttgctaggttagTTGCTAGATGGTTGGCATGGAATCCAAGACGGTTGCTAGGGAAGAGgattatgtatataatatataataatttatagtttagaaaTTGCATCGACTTGTTGTCTGGCAATTGGTTCCCAAACGTTTCATCATCAGCAGAATTAACGAACCTCTTCCCCCTGTTCCCCCTTCTGTCCAGGCCTCCTGACCTGTGCCCCGCCCACAAAGAGCCTCTAAAGCTCTTCTGCCAGGATGACGAGGAGCTCCTCTGCTGCGTGTGCCACACGTCCAAGAAGCACCAGGGCCACCGCGTGTGTCCCATGGAGGAGGCGGCACATGACCTCAAGGTGAGCTTCTGATTGGATGGAAGCTTGACCACACTGTCCCCTGACATCAACATCCATCAAACTTACTGGTCAGAGTCCTGATATGGATAAATAATTCAGCATCTCAGAAACACGCTGAGAAAAACGCTGTAGGGAACAGCTTGATATTGCATTACATTATCTATTGATTTAGTGGGGTAGGGAAAGTACTGCATacaaacattaatatatatatatatatatatatatatatatatatatataatacatacatcctttaattacaatatatttgTTAGTACTTGTACTAGTTTTTGAAATTTGGTTGCCAAAATAGTAttttgtcctgtgacttttgccatttctcatggtagctaaagaaaaaaagaaaaaaatgagagaccacataaaaaggatgagtttctttgattttaccaaactgaaaacctctggaatataatcaagagaaagatggatgatcacaaaccatcaaaccaaattgaactgcttgaattgttgcaccaggagtgagtagcataaagttatccaaaagcagtgtgtaagactggtggaggagaacgtgatgccaagatgcatgaaaactataattaaaaaccagggttattccaccaaatattgatttctgaactcttcaaactttatgaatatgaacttgttgtattTGCATCTGCATtgttgtatttgttgtatttaaggtctaaaagctttgtattttttttttcatttcttatttttttgcatataaatgctataaattacattttttttttttgatttggaagaaatgttgtctgcagtttatagaataaaagcacaatgttcattttactcaaacacaaacctataaatagcaaaatcagagaaactgattattttacagtggtctcttattttttttccagagctgtatattttactgGGGCCTGTTTAATTGAATATACTGTAGATTTAGATGAAcctctgccagagttgcttgtctttTCACACGGACAGTTCTAGTCAGACACCGCCGGTCACAATTGTTACCACATTCtaccactgctctgtccactgtaggtAGTAATGCCCTCTATGattatatgttaaatataaaatgttaaataatcacACAACTACATAAATTGAATGCTTTATCCATCTTGTACCAACTATCAGGCCTCAATCTTACTTCAAATCCTAATTCATTcaatgccttgccatgagcacactggccaatctccagtctcactcacaagataacacctcagaacatatacaggtgtgtgcATTCCTAAATCACCCCATGTGCTGAAATATCaggatcagtttacatactgctgtcacGTGATGTTTGGCATGTCCGTGTATATCAGTATGTGGGTTAGCTATGTGAAATGTCCCTGTGcacaatttttttcattttttttgtgtaatccTCAGTGAAAAAGTGCTGGAGCAAAGAATATTCCAGCCTGTACTTCAGCAGATATAATGATGTAATGAAGCGTAAGTGCACAGGCTACAGTACGTCTCGTTCTGTGCTTTAGTCTTTCACCATCCTCCATCAGCTTCACTCAAGCATGCTGTTTTGTCAATAATCTGAGTTTTAAAAAACACTGCAGGCGTTTTCGAGGAACGAGTATTTTACTGATTAACCACCATGTTTTTCTCCAGGTTCTCTCCACCTGGGCAGAACTGCAGGGTTTCTTATTTAGCTGCTTTTTAACTGTGAAGATTCACTCTGCCATCCaatcatatattaaataataatagcatgaggacactgagcactgAGCGATTCTAGTGAATTTcccaaaaattgtattttaaaaataaaccaataagatctaaggattaatttaggtaacagtcTTTTGATTGAGCTCCTCAgccatagttacaataagatcaaatatacagaaaaagtgGCAAAACAGccactttcaatcacgtttttttttttttttccaatatactgtaattctacctccattatttaaatgcaacagctagtgtaacctctgcttatattgtcacatttttatatccccacagaattcgtttattaaaacgttattcagctctattctaaaaggtgtggttattgtaaaagggctggttacatggctctgctccgctctgcagcctgtgacctcgaggcagccctcaggggcgggtttatttaaatgagtgggctgtctcttcacagtctttctccctcctctggtctctactgcgcagactcgggtatcaggatcgccaacatggcggaagattttggcttcattttcattgaatgcatgggaacggcgacacggcatccatcttttttttacagtctctggcatCTGCATATtctgttctttattattttttattgttgttttacatTGTTTAGAAGTGTCTGCTGACATATCACCAATGCCCAGTATAAAGAAACTCTCATTAAACAGTGTGTTGTTAGTACACTATCAAATCATTGTaagataaaaactgaaaaaaaagttgTGTGCAATGATCCGCTGCATTATCTCTGCTGATATGCTGATGATTTGAGTATCTGCTGTTATGGTGCTGTGTGCTTGCTTTTTCTTAGACTGACATTATCTCTGCTCTGCAGATGGAGCTGAGAAAGGAGCTCGTGCCCATGAAGAAAAACCTGCGCCGCCTTTACGAGGCCAAGCAGGAGCATGACGACGTCACTGTGCACATCAAGGTATCAACAGAGACCAGACTGAACGTTCCAAATCATTTACACCGTGAGCAGAAACAAACCACGCATTCTTTAGCGGTGAAttcactagtgcatctcaaccatcactgattgtagaaacttcacactagacctcaagcagtttggactgtgtgtctctccactcttcctccagactctgatcccttgatttactttaaataaaatgtaaaaatttactgatgatcagtgatggtttggagagtcatgtctgtcatctgctggtgttgatccactgtgttttattatcaagtctaaaatcagtgcagttttgttttcccacaaaaccttacagcacttcatgcttccctctgctgctgacaacttttatggagatgtggcacactgcccacaatttTCTGAGAATAGACTTCTggatttttattgactgtaagccctaatcatcaccaataaaaaaaaataaatgctttaaatagatcactcagtTTCACATGTTTAAACTGaactacagaaataaagtaacttaagaGCAATTTACTGCAGGATTACTGAGAGAACAGCAGTTTGCTTAAAATGGGGGATGTATTGATATGAAAATGTAATGATACTGATTCTCATATTTTTCATGTCAATATCTGCTGATACTTaatctttaaaaacaaaaaatagaaatTGGGCACTTACAGTGAAATATAACAAGCTTATGATTAACACTTGGGCAACAGAAGTGTGTCTCTTATGAGTAAGAAAAATATTCAGAACAGATGAAAATACTGCAGATGAAAATGATAATCTATTTTATTTGTGCCAAGACTGGATGACCAGGATTCTAGCCAGCGGTCTTCCCAtcttagtggcagtgctttagacctctGGCCCACTCAACACCTCATCATTCTTCAGTCACCTGCAGCTGATGCGCTGCACCTCATTCTAATTTTACATAAGTTATACATTTTAAGTACTAATTAACTATGGGTGTGTCCTAACTTTTTCCTCACAAGAACAATCGCACCTTTCCATCATGTATCTTAGtgttgttctctttttttttttcaacagaatCAAAGGCAGCAGGCAGAGAAGCAGATAAAGGACGACTTTGCTGAGCTGAGACAGTTCCTGGAGAAAGAAGAAGCGGCAAGACTGGATCAGCtggctgaggaagaggaggagaggaagcacCTGATGAAGAAGAAGACCGATAACATCACACGTGACATCCTCACTTTCTCCCACGCCGTCAAGGCCATAGATGACGAAATCGCCAACGCTGACTCGCTCTTCCTGCAGGTATGAGCTTGTAGAGCTTGTATTCGCCTGTATTATACTGTGGAATTACCAAtgttaaaggagaagtctggtgtaaaatgtatttttttcgttgtagtaaaacatgatacaaagtactaacctttgttgaatagctctcctctgctctcccacagctttctgagatccagaatttttttttcaagtttgttCAAACATTAGCTTTAGAATGAATGATATGGGGCTTTTTTATTCTCCTGCAGATAAAtggtttttacactgttatccgagcacaaagtagctccacacctcattggtagaatctggagagtgctgacatttaaaacgaggcactaatAACGtttccactatgatcaggagatcgccggttcgaattctgttcatgtatcttgctatcagctgccggagccctgagagagcacaattggccttgctctctctgagtgggtacagtagatggcgctctttccccacatcactccaaagggtgatgtggatcagcacaaggctgcgtctgtgagctgatgtattggaacgagtcgctgcgctttcctccgagctttagcgctgtgatgctatttggtagttctgcatcagcagcagtttgaaaagaggcggagtttgactgtacatgtgtcggaggaggcgtgtgctagtcttaaccctccaggtgttggggcatcactagcgatAGTGGGTAATTgtccatgaaaaaaaaacactttaaaattgcACAAGACAATAGGTTACtctatgggttgtaaacagtggttttaataagcttcttgtgcacttttaaagttattaattcatcgttttaaatgtcagggctctccggattctaccaatgaggtgtggagctactttgaacctggagaacagtgtaaaaagtgatttatctatCTGCAGGGATAAAATATTCCCTAtgtcatccattctaaagcatgtttggacaaactgcaaaaaattactggctctcagaaagctgtgggaaagCGGAGGTGGGCTTTTCAACAAAAGTTAATCctctttaccatgttttactccaccaaaagtcaattttacaccatcGTTCTCCTTTAACAGTCTGCATGTTTACACTGACTCTGACTCctctgttcctgtcttttgtttgCAGCACTACAAGCTCATAAAGAAGAGGTCAGTGCGCTCGACCGAGAAACATACACGCCTATATTTATCCTAAATCCACAGTGTGCTGATTGATCTCACTGTTGCGCTTGCAGGACTCAGTTAACGTTCGTGGAGCCGGAGAAGGTTCCAGCTGCTCTGATCAATGTGGCCAAGCACGTGAGCTCTCTGAAGTACAGCGTGTGGGAGAAAATGCAGGGCCTGGTGGAATATAGTAAGTGCTACGGTCAAGAGAATTTTATGGGTCAGACCTTTACAGTGTGTATTGAAGGACTTGAATACTGCAGTTAATACTGGATTAAATTAAATCTCTGCTTCCTCTCTGCCAGTCTATTTACCTGTTGCATGGGAAATTTAATTTAAGCACAGTagtagttttatttgtttttgttggcCTATAATTATGTAACAGGGCGGTGCCGATGTCTCGTTGTGTCCAATTAAAGAAGTGGATGCACTTTATCTTAAATGTTAAGAATGTTAGTTTATTTTATCTTGAAATATGCAGCTCTGTTAAATAGTGTCAACATTTAACACCACTTAAGTGAGATAAAGAGTTAAATTTTCAATTTTCTTACTTCTACCTGAAGTCTTTTGACTCATCATGTATCACCGAATCGGTGCcattgttcatttttaaaatacacattttgctcAGTGTTATCATTCTATTAGATTAGCCACCACTTAgctctttttcatgtttttgctaattctgtgataaaaactcattcctgttactttcattcctgttgcTCAAATCATAAAagtacagtaacaggaatgagtgccagtaacaggagtgagttttgtaaccatcttcagctcAGAAACCTTGTAGAAAATTCAGTAAAGCTGAATTgactgagtttgaccagtaccagtagtgttttgaatagttaaatacatgtgttattagatacagagttgaaaaaaatatacaaaaaaaaaaagtttaatttggaagagttacaaggAAATGGCACCCACACTTCATGACCGTCTTCTTCAACATCTCTCATTTCCCGCCCTTTTTTTTTAGTTCCAGTGACTCTGGACCCCAACACGGCCTACCCCTGCCTGTCCCTGAGCAGGAACCTGAGCAGAGTGAGCAACACTGGGGTCATACAGAAGCTGCCGGACAACCCAGAGCGCTTCGACCACTTCGTGTTCGTGCTGGGATCCGAGGGCTTCACCTCGGGCCGCCACGCCTGGGAGGTGGAGGTGGGGGAGAACAAGGACTGGGTCATCGGTGTGGTGAAGGAGTCGATATCGAGGAAGGGTAAGATCTCAGGAGGTCCAGAAGGAGGCTCCTGGAACATAGCTCTGTCTGACGGCCGCTACACGGCTATGACGGCCCCGCCCACCCTGCTGGACGTCAGCGGCCGTCTGGAGAGGGTGAGGGTGAAGCTGGATTACGAGGCCGGGGAGGTGAGTTTCTCCAACTCTCTGGACCTGACGGCCATCTACACCTTCACTGGCCAGTTTACAGAGAGGATGTTTCCGTTCTTCTGCCCCGGGGCAAACATCAACGGCAGTAACCCAGGCCCTCTGAAGATCTGCCCGGTCAAAGTGGCTGTGTGGAATAGCGCCACCTGGTGACAGTGTCTTCTAAAAGTGAGCAGGAGGGTATCTCCAATATATGTATTGACAGTCTTTGAAGAATggcttaaattacatttttttaaataaaatgacacAAACTATAGATGTAAAAAAAGTCCCAAGACAGCAAAGCATGTGCAACAGTATTGTGTGTGATGACCCCTCCCCTTCTTACGAGTCTgctttgttttattaaataaattatcttTGCTAATTTGAAAGAGATGGAAGAAAGGGGAGAGACTTGTCATGAACAAGTGTACAAGGTAGAAATCGTATTAACAGGATGTTGTATTGGAGGAATTGGCTTCAGGCATTTTCCTCCTCccaattttgattttattttattaaacactcatTAAACTGTTCCTCACATGTTCTTTACTGCAGTCTACACAGAAACTCCTATAATTGTTGAGTTTTCACAAATTCTTCATCTCAATTACCTAAATTCTTTCTATGTCTTGTTATGTCTTTTTGGTCAGGAAAGGTTTGATTTTCCAAACAAACTTAAGGCAAAGGTCACTTTTTTAACACATCCAAATTGCTGAGCGATTCtttgattctttatgtgtttttCCTATTCTTCCTCCTTACCTGATTCTTGTTCGTTAATTCAGTCGTGTGTGCTTTTGTTCAAACATCTATGAAATAAAATCAAGGAAATATAGTGGAAATGTTTCACAAATCTGCTTTTATTGAAGTTATAAGTTACACATCATTTAATAtgctttttctaaaataaaaccaGCCTGGGTGCAGattgatattttttatatgtacaaCCTGATTAAAGGATGCTATTCCTGttcaaatatatgaaatatatttcaCAATTAGTGGGAAGCTGAAGTACATTTAGGAATGTGTGATGTGTAGATGATTCTAAAATGGTGACTTAATACtagatgtattatttttgttgtttcatcatcaactgaataaaaaacctaaataaacatttttgtgttGTGTCTATTTTATAATTTAAGGCACCATTTAAGGATTCCATTTCTTTGTAGTAATTCAAAAcataatcaggatgtatcatcagatattaaggaaacatattgagtttaagcactggcagctcttgtcagtagagcttcagccagtattttcgtatttgaactgtgtggtgtGTCACGGAAATCTTTTAGCTTAATTTAGCTTCTGAATCTGCCCaccgccattcccccagtcccatttccacactcagggtttcCAGTTATAGACAATAGCATGGagacagtgtgctgcagccacgGAAATGGGTAAGCTGGCTATTTtattgctgaacaggtaatcactgagcttcagtaaggttgctgaccatagctgGGAGTAAGCATAGAGTAACCATAGAAAGACTGtatgtcaatctggcaacctgcgtgAGCCTCGCATCTAGGGATCAAgtggggcagaaaactctctATAGTGTCTGAAAGCTGGACTCCATTTCACATTCATTCctatttttcattttacttttttaaaagcaAAAGTTCAAAATACACCAAAAAAGTGCATACTTTTAAgtcttttgttatttatttattgattattaagGTTCTTTACAGCCACTGAGCATATTTATACATAGGAAAACTTGAGTAAACTTTCAAAAGAAATAAATTGGATCACCAGGGCACAGTTTTTCCAGTGTAGTCCAAGAATCCACCGTTATTCTTTTCAGTGAGTGTTTGCATCACTTTCAGCAGACCCTCAACACTCTGCTTCGCTTCCATGGGTGcctaacagagagaaagagagatggaagcTCATGCTGTGGTCCATTATAACTTGGAAGCTGAAATTTCCTAGTTCCAAGTAATACATTTAAACTGTAATATTTCCACAAGAAAGCCTTAGGAAAGAGTtaagaatccaagatggctgcaatgcacatcaacagtagtaaaagcagaagcattATACAGTTTAACACTTCTATGTATtagtatattgttatattattttatggactataagtcacactggattataaggcacactatcaatgaacgtctactttttggtctgttttcatacataaggcgcattttaagcaacaatagtaaggaacagggatgtcgccatgttttccttccacTTTTAGcagttttttcctctttttggatatttatttacagagatttctctcctgaaaactgttaatttgggtgagtaccgcgcttccgtttatttacagtatgcttagatttgCAATTTGTTCAACTGATCGGatagcagcagtgctagtcgtggttagcagcgcttaatgctagtaaatgccacctgacggcgctacactgaggaaccctgagtgttccggtaagccagggtgatattagcactattagctagcggttcgtcccacatagcttgttttaacacagtaaacatgcagactacagtccaatatactcacctctgaacggtgaaagagctagcacttcgcgtggttagcggctaatgctaatactgctccagcctcgttGCTGAAGAAAATGAACTGAAACTCCTTCAGAACGCTGGacatcagcagagtggctttactgctccctacaattccttaaaattcatatataaagtGCACTGACGATTTGTTTTTTTGGCCGGTCCTGATGAgcaccagtttcatcataatgtttttgatcgtctttgcgactgcacttgaggacactttcaaagttcttgaaatatttcagatttcttaaagattttttccttcacttagttgaatagttcttgccATATTATGGGTAATCCTTGAGTCATAAAATGATTCAAATAGGCCTATTCActttatacctgtaactctacctcttcactactttacaactgatgctctcaaactaacattaagaaacaagaaattcaagtaattattaactcttgatgagttcagcacagctgttaactgaaagcctgaaatccaGGTGaatctacttcataaagctgactggaggtgctactttgaagaaataACTATTAactgaataatttaatatatttttttagtattttagatgactttagtattaatctacaatgtagaacattttaaacaaataaaactgactGGCACTGTACATATCTAGCATTAGCTGCAAAAAGTGACTGCTACATTAGCAGCTATTCTCTGTCATTATTGCAACTGGAGAGATTTAATATGATCCTAATAATAACCCAGGATTTTTCTCATTTATTGCATAGTCACTATGAATGCTTTTAGATTGTTAAAGATGGAACATTAGACGGAGCAGAAATGAACAGAACACAAATAATAAGCTGTAAATGAAtcccctgtgtgaaaaagtaattgcctTCTTATAATGAAACACTTGCGTAACGGTTCCAAACATTCCCCACATTCATATCATTTCATATCAGCCTTTTAATGTTGTGATGGAGCAATTTGAGCCCACGTTTTTACTCCTGAACTGTTTAAAATTAGGATTTAAGCATTAACTGCTCATTTGGTTTGAAATTAGTAATGCACTCATTTTATAAAAAGATTAAAACTACAGGATATTGATATGATATAATCTACCTCTGGAAAACGACATGTTTAATATGACATTGCACCTGACATTGCATGTTTTGCAATGTGAATACTGTGCATTTTCACCAccatgacctttttttttaaagatttatttcaaattGTCGACTATTTTTACCCCCTCAATATAGCTAGGCCGATTGAACCACCCATTCAGCtactagtcagctgtatatcccccatcactagtaatacctcaacacaaggagggtgaagactagcacatgcctcctccaatacatgtgaagagagagagactccgcctcttttttaaactgctgctgatgcagcatcaccgagtagcatcacagcgctaatgcttggAGTAAAGAGCAGTGACTCAgtactgatacatcagctcacagacgcagccttgtgctgatcacatcaccctaggagtgatgagggggaaagagtgccatctactgtaaccacccagagagagcaagaccagttgtgctctctcagggcttcgacagctgatggccagctgcatgaccgggattcgaacagtAATCTCCCGATCAAAGTGGAATGACTTTAGCTTGCTGGATTACTTGGCACACTAACCACCACCATGGGCTTTGTATCAGACATAAAAGGCTCACAGCTTTTTAGAAAGGCACATTAGTCTATCCTAAGAAAATTATCCTAAATAAATCTAGCTATTTTTAGCCAATTTTAGCCACAGTTTTGCCCACATAACAAATTTACAAAACTGAAACTATTTCCTAGTTGACTTTAAAATTACAGTACAAGCAATTATCACACAGATAATCTAATAGTGTGAGAGCAGCACCAAGTGGGTGCTAGATCACACTGATGATAAGTATATGTTATATGTGTTAAATATGTGATGTCCAGATCCCATATATTGACTCAGGACTGGAGCTGATCCAGGATCATTTTAAGGATCATTTATCAGTTATTTTAATCCTATtttagttttgattttttttttaaacacagtgccaTCTGATGTCCTCAAGATGCCCCTACTAGTCATTATTGTCCAatggcagcactgaggagagttctcagaaggtaaatgaGAGTTCAGTTAGAGTCTGAAGtatggaactattttattttaagtatagCATTTCTGTGTGTTCAGAACTGAGCTGAAGCTAATGCTACTTCAACCACATGGTATTAAAAAACTCAATCTACTCCACTGTGTGTTACTGAAAGTGATTTTACTTTAGTAGTGTAAGTTTAGtttaagtcctgctggaaaatgaaatctgcatctccataaaagttgtcagtagcagagaggggcatgaagtgctgtaagatttagtgggaaaacaaaactgcactgactttaaacttgataataaaacacagtggatcaacaccagcagatgacatgtctctccaaaccatcactgatcatcagtaaatttagcatttttgattcgtaaatcaagggagcagagtctggaggaagagtggagagacacacagtccaaactgcttgaggtctagtgtgaagtttccaccaatcagtgatggtttgtagagacacatgtcatctgctggtgttgatccactgtgttatatcatgtCCAGAGtctcttacagcacttcttgcttCTCACTGCTGAAAacatttatagagatgtggatttcattttccagcagtatcaTGCTCACCTGTGGACCTCCTGTGTCGGTGCGGACCCAGCCCGGGTGCAGAGCAGTGCAGAGGATTCCATCCTCCTTCAGGTCCAGAGAACAACACACTGTCAACATGTTTAATCCAGCCTGAGAGACACAAACAGATCCGGTTTCATTTAATCTGAGCTTTAGCGGCATGATACTTCCACTGGTGAAATTTCCATATTAACAGGGTGAAGGGGTCATGTCTACTCGACTCGTTTGTGTAACGAGTTGggggcaggatgcaaatg
Proteins encoded in this window:
- the trim35-12 gene encoding E3 ubiquitin-protein ligase TRIM39, whose product is MPLRPRASSQPGRAGMLLSPKVTAVLRPRALTSNSRAAVEDQLSCPVCCEIFADPVVLRCSHSFCRGCLHQFWNKKGTKRECPVCRRRCSLTEPTVSLVLKNVCDTLVQEQKGLETNGFRGAASPNGVSRPPDLCPAHKEPLKLFCQDDEELLCCVCHTSKKHQGHRVCPMEEAAHDLKMELRKELVPMKKNLRRLYEAKQEHDDVTVHIKNQRQQAEKQIKDDFAELRQFLEKEEAARLDQLAEEEEERKHLMKKKTDNITRDILTFSHAVKAIDDEIANADSLFLQHYKLIKKRTQLTFVEPEKVPAALINVAKHVSSLKYSVWEKMQGLVEYIPVTLDPNTAYPCLSLSRNLSRVSNTGVIQKLPDNPERFDHFVFVLGSEGFTSGRHAWEVEVGENKDWVIGVVKESISRKGKISGGPEGGSWNIALSDGRYTAMTAPPTLLDVSGRLERVRVKLDYEAGEVSFSNSLDLTAIYTFTGQFTERMFPFFCPGANINGSNPGPLKICPVKVAVWNSATW